Sequence from the Cenarchaeum symbiont of Oopsacas minuta genome:
GCATTATACGACTCGTGGTGAGATGATAGAGGATGGCGTATTGGGCAGATTGGTAAAAAATTCAAGATACAAGATGCGCATCATCTCTGGTCGAAACGAGGTGAGTGCAATATGGGCACGAGATCGCATAACGCTTTGGAATGCCATAAAACGGCTGATCGTTCCTATCGCAGTATCAAATCAACGTCATGCAATAGGCATAACTATAGCTGTGGCATTTCTCATGTTTATTCCATTTTTACTTGCACCATACGCACTAGTATCACCACTAGATGGACTGCATTCATATACACTACTTGCATCCTCGCTAGCATCAATCATTATGGCATTTCTCACGGCTGCAGTAGATTCAAAGATACTTGGACGTAGAATTTTATATTCAATATTTGCTCCCTTGGGTGGAGCAATAGTCACATTTGGATTTTTGGCCGGAGCCCTCATCCCAAACGGTGGCAGTGTCTCATGGCGCGGTACAAAGTATTCAAATACTGACTGTAAAAAGAGCACTCCGAATCTCTACTAGTCTCAAGATTTAAAGATGGTGCATAAGTGGAGATTTTTGTAATGCATGTTGGATATGTCCTAGTAAATTGTGATCTTGGAGCAGAAGAGTATGTCGCAGATGAGATTCGCAAGATTCCACAAGTATCTAGCACTTCACTTACTTTTGGTGCATATGATATTGTCGTAAAGATACATGCAATAGATCAAGACGAATTTGATCATGCAGTGGCAGAAAATATGCGTTCCATCTCTAGGGTTGTGAGTATAATGACACTCAATGTTACAGATTTGGATGTACAATCATGAGCGCAAATGAAAAGATAGAATACAAAGGAAAGGTATGGCTTATCGATAACAATAATCCAAAACCACTCTTAAACCACAGCGTAGAAAAATTGATAGAGTATGGGGTAACAAAAGATGCAATCACCATCACAGATGCGCCAACTAATATAAACGTCGGAGAGATCGTCGTCAAGATTTGGCCACATCATTTAGAAGTTGGAAGGGTGCGAACTATACGAAATGAATCATTTATCAGTGGAATGGTTATGAATATTGATTTAAAGATGGATGAGACTGGCGCATATGTCTAGGCGTTTTGTGTAACTGCAGGCAAACGTTTGTCCTTGTATCGTACCACCTGCGAGGCAGCATCTCCTTTACGAGGATATACACCGTATATCAAAGATGCTTTTGAGACGATCGAATCTTTTAGCGATACTACGATGAATTGACTCTCCTTTGAGCGTATCTCGAGTATCTTTGAGAGCCTCTCTGCGTTTGGCGCATCAAGATGTGCATCCACCTCATCAAAGAGGTAAAATGGAGATGGTTTTAGCTTTTGAAGTGCAAGTACAAATACAATGGCAGCAAGGGTCTTTTCTCCTCCGCTGATGGACGTAGATTCACGCTTTGGCTTGTTTGCAAATTGGAGTATGTATGAGATTCCAGAATTAAATATATCATCCTCGTTTTGAAGCTCTAGCCACGCGCTACCACCAGTCATCTTTGAAAACGTGGTGCGTATCTGTTTGTCTACAACATCAAATGCGTTAAGAAAGGTCTGGCGCTTGTCACGTTCGATCTCTTCAATGAACCGCACTATAGAGTTACGTTCTCCTTCCAACATATTTTTGCGCATCGACATTGAACGGTACCCTTTGGAGATCTCAGCGTATGTACTAGGCGCCGTTGCATTTAATGCACCAAGCGAACGTTGTTCTGCTTCAAGCTGGAGTAGTAGCGGTTCTGGATCGTACTCGGAATCGTATGTGCGATTACCACCAAACGAATCTAGTTTCTTTTTTAATGCAGTTAGGCGAATGTTTATTTCAGATATATCGCGCTCTAGTCCATCAGTGCGTCGGATTGCCTTTGTTCTTGAATTCATAGATTCACTCTCTCTTATACGAACCTCACGTACACGCTTGTCATACACTTCAAGGTCTGCAGTTGATCCACCCTGTCCTTCGATCAATCTTTGTTCGCCTTGACGCATATTTACTAGAATTTTACGCTCTTTGTCTGATTTTATCTCCATCTCTTTTATGCGTACGACAAGATTTGTATCCTCACTTGATAGAGATTCGATCTCTTTTGTAGAGAGCAAGATAGATTCAACGTGCCTTGAAATTTCTGCGTCAAGTTTTTCCCCACTAGATGAAACTTTTCCATACTCTTTTAGAATGTTGGAATATTCTTTATCAAGTGTAGATTTTTCCTCGTTTGCTTTATGTAGATCCAACTCTATTGATTCAATGCCGACGTTGGTGCGGATCTCTTTTAGTCTTGCAGCTTTGGACTGTAATAATTCTATTTTTGGACCATGTTTGCCTAGTTCTGATTCATAGATGGTATGTGCATTCTCTATTTCATTCATACGTCCTTTGATAGAATCATGTAACATTATTGCATTTTTTATGTTATTTTCAAGATCATTGTAACTATCTTGCGCTTTAATCATTCCTGCTTTTGAAGCGTGCAAGAGTGCCTCTCTATCAGATATTGATGAATCTACTTTTCGCATAGCCGTTTTTTTAAAAATGATATGTCTTTTGAGCAAGGATACAGATTCAAGTAATCCTTTAACTGACATGCTCATAGATATGATGCTAGTAATCTTGGATATGCGTGAGTTTATGTCAACAATGACTGCAGAAGAGTTTGGTTTAAAGAAATCCCCATTCATTGTAACCACCCTATATCCTAAATTAGATGCCTTGTGTGCAGCATTGTTGGATGTGGCAACTGCAACGTTTCCAAATAGAAATTCTGCCAAATGTCGATGATCCTCCAAACATGTTATATGATCAGAGAGCATTCCAGTTATTCCATCAGAATTCAAGGTTGCTTTTTCAACTGTAGAGAGGGCATCGAGTGGAATTATCTTGACTTTTGGGAGTTTTTGCTCTCGTACATATTCGGCAAGTGCCACCAAGGTCTCAAAATCGCGCACCACAATTGCCTTTACCCATTCAGAACCAGAAGCCATGATTGCACGCTCGTATTTTTCATCCCACGAGAGTAGCTCGTATACAAGTCCGATAATTCCAAGTTTTGAGGCGTGCTCTTTGAGTTTTGCTACAGAGTAATCCTCATGCATGAGATTTTTTACAGTGTTTATCTTTGAATCATATTTTGTTCCTGCCTTTAATGATTTTTCAAGTATGATCTCTAGATCTTCTAGTTCATGCTCTGCTTTTGCTTTTTTCGCCTTTAATGTTGATATTAGAGATGAGATATTTGCCACGTCGCTTTCGTGACTTTTACGTATAGATGTCACACTCTCTTGTAGGGTGCGTAATTTTTCTATATTTTGTACGCATTTGTTTATCTTTGTTTTATTTGCCGCTTTTTTTGCAGTGCATTCAGATGCGCCGTTTTTAGCTTTTATGAGTACAAGTTCTTCATCGTGCAACAAAGATGTGATCTCTTGTAGGTTTTTGTCTACTTGTTTGCGATGTTTTGCTTCTGCAGATTGTCTTTGTAAAATTTTTGTTCGTCGTTCATCTGACTCTGCAACAAGTTTTGCAACGCGGTTACGTTTTGATTCTAATTTTCCAAGTAACTCATATGTAGTATGTGCATTTGACTCTGCTGTTATCTTTAGTTTGTTCGCATTTTGTAATTTTTCTTTTAAATCTCTTGTACGATCTTTAATCTGCTCTATGCGTTTTTTACTAACTGCCAAAATGGCTCGTGTCTCTTCAAAAGATCCCATTGCATTTGAGAGCTGTTTATCAATATGGGATTTTTCCTTGTTGTATTCATTCATCTTTGTAAGGAATTGGGATTTTTCTGATTCTATTGATCTTGACTCTGTTCGAATTTTTTCTAGATTTTGCTCTATAGACTTTACATTTACTGATAGTGATTGCAAGGTTTGTGATTTTTCATTCTTTATTACATCTAGTTTGTGTATTTTGCCAGCTGTGAATTCTGCTTGTAGTTTTATAATCTCAGATTCCATATAATTATGACGCATCTGTAGGTTTCGCTGTATCTCTAGATCGTCTATCTGTTTTTTTATCTGTATCATGGTGGCAAAGGCAACGTTTAGTTTATTGTCTGCAGCCTCTAGCTGTTTTTGTGCAGCTGTTTTTTTTTCATCAAATGTAGACATGCCTATCAAATCTTCAATCGCACGGCGTTTCTCTTCAGAGGTAAACTCGGATATGCGTGTAACTGTACCCTGTTGTACTGCATTTAGCTGATGTAGGCCAGCATTTGCCATCTCTAATAGATCTACCACGTGTGTGCGTTGGGTTTTTTTCTTGTTGATATAATAGACATTATCACCACCAACTGAGAGCTCTCGAGTAATCTCTACGGCATCAGAATCAAATGGAATCTTTCTATCAGAGTTGTCAAAATGTATGCTTACACGAGCCATGCGCGTATTTCCTCTAGAGGATGAAACATCATGTATGAGGGATCTGATCTTGTCTACTCTCATTACCTTTGGTCTCATCTCACCGCTTGCAAATATGATAGCATCAAGTATGTTGCTTTTTCCTGATCCGTTGGGTCCAGATATTGACACAAGGCCTGGTCTAAAGTCAACTATTGTGTTACGAAATCCAAAAGATTTGAATCCAAATATCTCAACTTTACGTATATGCACCATGGTTTATCAGATAACATACTATATCATAGACCATATTTAACAATATTTCTTGACCGTTAAAGACAAAATATTGATCGTACTGAAAAATTTCACGAGTTTGTTAGAGTACGCGATCAAATGTTAAAACTAGCGATCAAAAGTTATTTTTGTATATTTAACAGTCATTTCAGTAAAGCTAGAATTCTAGATGCTGAAAATTAATATCGATAATCTCCAACTCGTTTCTTTTGTGCCGACTTTTTTCATGCATGTATTTTTTGCACTTGTTTTATAGCGCCATTGAATGAAAAATATGTCTTCAAAAAAAATAGATTTCATGTTAAAGAAAAATGTCGCTAGTTCAAGTATTATCAAGATACAGGATCATTGGGTAGAGAAAACAGAATCAATGCATATCCGCCTATTAAAGATGGACTCGATTGAAAATGAGTTATTGTAGTAGATAAATTCGTGTCCACATCATCTTTACAAACTACAAGATAGATTGATTCTTTTTGATCCTAGAAGAGATGTTATTTTTAGAGGTTTGGATAAATTCATCAAGTATTACAATGTGGATTCATCTTTCATTGTAGAGATGAAATTGAGATATAATAATCGGGAAGATGATTTGTTTGAGATTTTGACGCGATATATATCAGAGTGATATATTGACTTTTTCATAACCCTTAGTCTGTTGCAAGCTTCCTAATATTGAAAATGTCAGAGTATGATTTTGATATAAAAACTCGAGTTATGCAACTAAGTACATAACCCTGCCTAGAATACTTTACCAAAAAACAAAAAGATCAGTAATAACTCATTACAATTATTGGCATATATCAAAGATGGAAAATACATCTATACGCTTCCGATGAATTCATTGCACATTACAATTACACCAAGAATACATGTGAAATGATGGTTTGATCTTAAGTTACAAAGATCAAGATGGATGATGTGAACGAGTGGAAGATGTTGATATAGAATGTAGTTTGTATACATATGAATTATTGACATTATTTGGTTTTAGATTCAAGTAATTTTTTAAATTCATATATTACAATGTTATGAACTTTCCCATCTGATCTTACAGTAATTATGCTCCCGTCATCATTAGGTTCTAACTCAATGATAATTTTTTTATATGGTCTAGTCCAATAATAAATAGCTGCGATGACAAGTCCTACAATAAATAACAATAAACCAACTACTATCAAAGTAACCAATACACCTACACTATAATTCCGGTTACCTTTGAAAACTATTTGTTCATTTTTCATAGAGGACGTTATTTCAAAATCTCCATGTCTGGATTGTTTTATGATTTTTTTATAAGCTATCTCAGGAGTACAATCACTATCAAATTCAGCATACATTGCATTTACGTTGATTATATTGAAGTATTAATATGTTCAGAGATTAATTCTGAAAAGATCGTTATTTATGAATAGGTTTCGATAACTTTAGAATCTATGTTGGCAATGCTTAAACAACATGTAAACAATATACATTACATGAAGGCCACATTTGGTGCAGGATGTTTTTGGCATGTTGAAGAGATGTTTAGCAAAATTCCAGGTGTGATATCCACATCTGTAGGGTATGCAGGAGGAGATGTAACAGATCCAAGTTATGAACAAGTGTGCACCGGTAACACTGGACATGCAGAATCTGTCCAAATAGAGTACGATCCAGATAAAGTCCCATATGAGGAACTCTTGCGCGTGTTTTGGGAGAATCACAACCCCACAACACCAAACAGACAAGGTCCTGATGTTGGAACCCAATACCGCTCTGTGGTGTTTATTCATGATGTAAAACAAAAAGAGGCTGCAGATGCAATCAAAAAACGCATAAACGAGTCTGGTAAACATCCAGATCCCATAGTGACCCAGATTGTTCCAGCAGGCAAATTTTACAGGGCAGAAGAGTATCATCAAAAATACTTTGAAAAAAATTGCTAGATCACTAGCAATTGCACCATACAATTCCCTCTAGATAATCCACATATGTTATTTGACTAGAAAATCAACTCGTCTGTAGATTGGCATCATGTCAAAGTTTTGATATATTTTCACATGTTATTTTCTAGTGGATTCTAGTAAAAATTCCAACATTATTTTCGGAATATTTTTGTCGGTCACTTTGGATATACCTTTGAATTCTACTGTATTGTTTACCTCATGGGCAACAAGACCTCGTTCTTTATCTTCCATCATATCTACACCAAGTATTCCACCACCGACGGCTTTGGATGACTTTATAGCAAGATCTTCCATCTCTTTTGTTATCTTGCACATTTGAGGATCTGCACCAAGTGCTATGTTTGTTTTAAATCCATCAGATGATGTTCTATACATTGCAGCTATGGCATATTCTCCAACGGTGATAACACGTATGTCACGTGGTGGACGTTTTACCAGTTTTTGTAGATAATAAATTCTATCATACGGACCATCAGATATCTCTCGTGCTTCTGTTACAGCTTCAAGTGTTTCACGGTCAGATATTTTTGCCACTCCACGACCCCAGCTACCAACTAGTGGTTTTATTACAAGTGGGTATTTTGCAGTATCTGCCATATCGATTGCAGACTCTCTTGTAAATGCAAAAAACGTACTAGGTGTTGGTACATTATGTTTTCGTAGTTTTAATGTCATCAACATTTTGTTTCCACATATGCTAGCAACTGCTAGTTTGTTTATTACAGGTACATTCAAAAATTCCAGATATGCAGTATAATGTAGGCCGCGAAAATAGCTTATACATCTCTCCAATGCACCATCACCAAAATCTAATGTGGTTTTTTCAGTATTGATATGAGATGATTTTGCATCGATCATCTCCACTTGTATACCCATCTCTGTGGCTTGTTTTAAAAGCATCTTTTCTTCGATCCGCAGGCGGTCAAATACAATGCTGACTTTGGGCATTACTCTCCCCAGTCTTCGCCTATACTCTCTGCTTTCTTTAGTTCCATCTGCGAGCCATCTTGTTTTGATATCTCATAGTCGGCTCCGCAGTCAGGACATGAAACAATCTCGCCAGAGGTGGCATCACCTGGAACATCTATTTTTGCATCACATTCTGGACAGTTCATGTTTTTGCTGACATTTTATCTTGTAATTTATTCGCTTCTGTTGACTGCATGCCCCACAACGCCACAAACCCCATAGCCAACCTCTGATCAAAGGTAGAATCAAGCCCATACGTTGAAGATTTTACATTATATAACGAATATTTTGAAGAGCGCCCTACCACACGTAGGCTGCCATGGTGCATACGTATCCTTACAGTTCCAGTCACGTATCTTTGACTATTTGATATGTATCCATCAAGATCCTCACGTAGTGGATCCTCCCATAGACCAGAGTATGCAAGCTCTGCCCACTGATCGTCTATAGTTGATTTAAAGCGGGTCTGATGTTTTGTGTGAATCAATTTTTCAAGATCTCGGTGTGCCTCTATTATGCACGTAGCAGCTGGCGCCTCGTATATCTCACGAGATTTTATTCCGACGATACGATCCTCTATGTGATCTAGTATGCCAACTCCTGCAGCACCAGCTTTATTGTTTACATACTCTACAAGAGATACAGGATTCATCCGTTTACCGTCAACTGATACTGGTATGCCACAGTTGAATCCAATCTCAATATATGATGGATTTTTTAATGCATTTGATACTCGAATCCATTCAAATGCACTCTCGGGAGGTTCTTTTGATGCATCTTCTACAATTCCTCCTTCTATAGCGCGTCCCCAAAGATTTTGATCAATGCTGAATTTTTTTGCTACTTTGTCTATTGATATACCATGTTTTTTTGCAAACGCCAGCTCTGTATTTCTATCAAGGTTCATCTCGCGTATTGGTGCTAGTATTGGCAAGTTTGACTTTGCATGTAACGTGGCATCAAATCTGACTTGATCATTTCCTTTGCCAGAGCATCCATGTGCCAAAGCAGATGCATTCTCTTTTGCTGCAACTGTGATCAATTTTTTTGCAATGAGTGGTCTTGCAAGAGCTGTAGCTAGAGAGTATTTTTTTTGATATAGTGCATTTGCTTTTATGGCAGGATATACATAATCAGTTACAAATTCAGTCTTTGCATCAATGTGGACATGTTTTACGGCACCAAGTTTTTTTGATTTGGCGGCGACTTTACGATAGTCATCTTGCTGCCCCACATCCACGGTAACGGTAACTGTATCCATGTCATATTCTTCTAGGAGGTATTTTACGACCACAGATGTATCAAGTCCACCTGAAAAGGCAAGTACTGCTTTTTTAGACATATTTTACAACCTCCATGTGCATCTCTTGCATGCTATTAAAACATAATGTGGCCTATTCATACGAGGTTGTATCCATGCATATAATTATCAAAAAGTGTTGTATTTACACACAAAAAGAATAGTTGACCTCTAATGCCTATTCTTGCCATAGATCAAAAGCTATAGCTAAAATCCGATCATTATTTAACTATCTGCCAACGCTTTTTTTTATGAAGGTATTATACGTGATAGCGTGTGTGGTGCTAGTCATTCTAGTAACTGCCATACTATATACGCAGATTAGAGTAGAAGAGGATGTACAGAATCTACGTGTCACCGTCTTTGCAAATGCAGGGCATGCAGCTCCCATAATAGGCATGGAGCGTGGAATTTTTGCCAAAGAGATTACAGATACCATAATTGATCTCAAAATCTTTGACAGCGGTCCGCAGGCAATAGAATCACTTTTTTCTGGATCATCGGATATTGCATATGTGGGTCCAGGGCCTGCGATAAATGGTTTTCTAAGATCTGATGGTGAGATCATAATTCTTGGAGGTGCAGCTAGTGGAGGGGCAAGCTTTGTGGCGCATCCGAATTCTGATATAGATTCCATCAAAAGTCTTGATGGAAAACGTGTTGCAACTCCACAGATTGCAAATACTCAAGATGTATCACTTCGACATCACTTGAATGAAAACGACCTAGTCACAGTAGAACGTGGTGGAACAGTATACGTGATAAACGTTCCAAATCCAGATATCTATGTTTTATTCTCAAAGGGAGATATTGATGCTGCATGGGTTCCAGAACCGTGGGCTACACTTTTGGTAAACAAATTAGATGGAATACGGATATTTGAAGAGAAAGATGTATGGGATAACGGCGAGTTTGCATCTGTACTGCTTGTAGCACGTACAAAATATACAGAACAGCATCCACAGATCATACAAGAATGGCTCAACGCTCATGCAAAATCAGTTGCATGGATAAATTCAAATCCTAAAGAGAGTGTAGATATTTTGCACAAATTTATCAAACGTGAGCTTGGAGCCTCTTTTGAGCGTGAAATTATCGCAGAATCTCTCTCTAGAATAGTGATCACATCCGATCCAATCTCATCATCAGTTGAAGAATTTGCTAGCATGGCTCATGCTCTAGGATATCTTGGTCGTGGAGAGTATAGCCTTGATGGACTTTATTACGGTATGGAGGATTCAAGATAATGCCAGAGATAGAAGCTAGAGATGTTGTAAAATATTTTGCACATCAAAAACATACACTATGCGCTATAAACGGTATCAGTCTCTCTGCTAGTGCAGGCGAGTTTGTATGTATAGTTGGCCCATCTGGATGTGGCAAATCTACGTTTCTTCGCATTCTTGCTGGTCTTGAAAAACCAGATTCAGGTGAGATCTTTATCAACGGCAAACCTGTACACGATACAGGACCTGGACGCATAATGGTATTTCAAGAAGGTGCCCTCTTTCCATGGCTAAAGGTAAAAGACAATGTGGAATTTGGCTTGAAAGTTTCTGGAATTCCATCAAAGGAGCGCTCGCAGATATCTTCAAGATATCTTTCAATGATGCAACTAGACAAGTTTGCCGAATATTATACATACCAGATATCAACTGGCATGAAGCAAAGAGTTGCAATAGCTCGCGCACTTGTAATGGATCCAGATGTTTTGCTGATGGATGAGCCATTTGCAGCCCTTGATGCACAGACAAGAGATCTTTTGTTAAGCGAGATGCAAGAGATTTGGATGCGTACAAAAAAGACTATACTCTTTGTAACTCATAATGTATCAGAGGCCACAGTTCTTGGTACTAGAGTTGTGGTCTTTGGAGGTAGACCATCTTTTGTAAAAGGAGAGTTCATAATAGATGCACAAAGACCTCGACATACTGATGATTCAAGTCTTGTAAATCTACAAAAAGAGATACGTAAAAAATTAGCTAGCTCCTCAGAGGTTGAAAAATAAATGGTATCACACATATTAAAAAAGATTATATTTTTTGCTGTAATAATTTCAATTTGGCAGATAACTGCTAGCTTTGATCTCTGGCCAGATCAGATATTTCCATCGCCTTATGAGATATCTGAAGATTTAGCATATGGTGCACTAGATGGTAGTCTCTTTTATGGAATCGGTACGAGTATGTTGAGACTGATTATTGGACTTGTAGTAGCTATAGCAGGTGGAGTAACACTTGGTGTCTTTATGGCACGTGTTGAAACTGTAAATCAAACCATTGGATCACTAGTGCTTGGTTTACAGTCCATACCGTCTGTAGCATGGGTACCACTTGCCCTCATATGGTTTGGAGTCACAGATGCTGGAATAATTTTTGTAACCGTTATCGGTGCCGTCTTTGCAGTTACGATAAACACGTATACTGGAGTCAAAAACATAGACCCACACTATGTAGAGGCAGCTCGTAATATGGGCGCTAGTGGAAGTAAACTGATATTCTCTGTACTGCTTCCAGCTGCATTCCCGTATATTTTTTCAGGATTTAAACAAGGATGGGCGTTTGCATGGCGGGGTGTCATAGGAGCTGAGATACTGTTTTCATTCCTAGGTCTAGGATTTTTGCTCAATGTTGGTAGGCAGACTGTGGACGTATCTCAAGTTATGGCAATAATGTTGATCATAATGGTCATTGGAATGATAGTTGATGCCCTGATATTCTCAAGGTTGGAGAATAGGATCATGCGTCGTTGGGGATTACGATGATGGATTTTATGCAGTTGAGAGAGTATCATATGAAAAGACTGCCCTTGCACAATTAAGATAAATTAAACCCACATACAAGTAGAGAGTATGAAAGTTGGCGTCGTTGGAGCATCTGGATACGTTGGTGGCGAGACATTGAGGTTGCTGATAAACCATCCAAAAGCTGAGATCATCACAGTGACATCTAGGCAGCATGTTGGAGAGTACCTACATAGAGTGCAGCCTAGCTTGAAGGGTTTTACTGACCTAAAATTTTCAGAGCTAGACTATGATAAAATGTCATCAGAGTGCGATATTGTATTTACTGCAGTACCGCATGGAATGGCAACTGGAATTGTAAAATCATTTTATGATCGTAGAGTAAAAGTCATAGACCTGAGTGCAGACTATCGCCTTCATAAACCCAAAGATTATGATAGATGGTATGGTTGGGAGCATCCACATCCAGACTATCTTGAAAAATCTGTCTTTGGAGTTCCAGAACTACATCGAGAAAAAATTAAAAATGCACAGCTTGTCTCATGTCCTGGATGTATGGCAGTTACTGCCACACTTGCACTAGCTCCACTGATACGCAATAATATCATAGATACAAAACACATAGTTGTTGATTCAAAGATAGGATCTTCGGGGGCAGGTGCAGGAGCTGGGACATCACATGCAATGCGTGCTGGCGTCATACGTCCTTACAAGCCTTCAGGACATAGACATACTGGAGAGATAGAGCAAGAGCTTGGCGAGATTGCAGGCGAAAAGATAGGAATCTCGATGAGTCCTCATGCAGTAGATGTGGTTCGCGGTATTTTGTGTACAAGTCATACATTTATGAAAAAAAATATTGATGAAAAAGATCTTTGGAAAATATATCGTACAGCATACGGTGATGAAAAACACATAAGACTCATACGAGATAAAAAAGGTCTATACAAATTTCCAGATCCAAAATTTTTGGTTGGTTCAAATTTTTGCGATATTGGATTTGACATAGATAGAGAGAACAATAGACTAGTCGTATTATCTGCATCAGATAACCTCATGAAAG
This genomic interval carries:
- a CDS encoding nitrate ABC transporter ATP-binding protein, encoding MPEIEARDVVKYFAHQKHTLCAINGISLSASAGEFVCIVGPSGCGKSTFLRILAGLEKPDSGEIFINGKPVHDTGPGRIMVFQEGALFPWLKVKDNVEFGLKVSGIPSKERSQISSRYLSMMQLDKFAEYYTYQISTGMKQRVAIARALVMDPDVLLMDEPFAALDAQTRDLLLSEMQEIWMRTKKTILFVTHNVSEATVLGTRVVVFGGRPSFVKGEFIIDAQRPRHTDDSSLVNLQKEIRKKLASSSEVEK
- a CDS encoding ABC transporter permease gives rise to the protein MVSHILKKIIFFAVIISIWQITASFDLWPDQIFPSPYEISEDLAYGALDGSLFYGIGTSMLRLIIGLVVAIAGGVTLGVFMARVETVNQTIGSLVLGLQSIPSVAWVPLALIWFGVTDAGIIFVTVIGAVFAVTINTYTGVKNIDPHYVEAARNMGASGSKLIFSVLLPAAFPYIFSGFKQGWAFAWRGVIGAEILFSFLGLGFLLNVGRQTVDVSQVMAIMLIIMVIGMIVDALIFSRLENRIMRRWGLR
- a CDS encoding N-acetyl-gamma-glutamyl-phosphate reductase gives rise to the protein MKVGVVGASGYVGGETLRLLINHPKAEIITVTSRQHVGEYLHRVQPSLKGFTDLKFSELDYDKMSSECDIVFTAVPHGMATGIVKSFYDRRVKVIDLSADYRLHKPKDYDRWYGWEHPHPDYLEKSVFGVPELHREKIKNAQLVSCPGCMAVTATLALAPLIRNNIIDTKHIVVDSKIGSSGAGAGAGTSHAMRAGVIRPYKPSGHRHTGEIEQELGEIAGEKIGISMSPHAVDVVRGILCTSHTFMKKNIDEKDLWKIYRTAYGDEKHIRLIRDKKGLYKFPDPKFLVGSNFCDIGFDIDRENNRLVVLSASDNLMKGAAGSAIQNMNVMFGLEETTGLKYTPLTPV